TGCAATAGCTTACGAACCTGAGCCGGAGGAAGCCCGTTCCCGAGGAATTCTCCGTCCACCCAAATTTCAAAATGAAGGTGAGTGTTGTCGGTTAAACCTTTTGCTTCTTCGATGAGTCCCGAGTTGCCTACGGTACCGATCGATTCTCCTTGTTTGACTTTTGCGCCCACTTTTAGATTTTTTCGAATTGAAGAAAGGTGATTGAAACTCGACATTACGCCATGTCCGTGATCGATCCAAACCTGCCTTCCTCCGAAATCCTTTTCGACGTAAGTAACCGTTCCTTTTTGGGATTGGGACGTGTGATATTCGTAGTCGGAGAGAGTCATGGGAAAATACGAATGATCCGCGCGAACCACAACTCCGTCCGCCGGAGCGATCGCTTCGTCTTGGAAGTTTAGATTTCGGATTCGACCGTCTAGTTCTTTTTTTTTGTATATATCAATTCCCTTATGAACTCCGTTTCGATAGACACGGGGAGCGTTCGGAAGTTGAAAGTCGAAACTCGGAATCAATCCGTTTGGAACGGGAAAGGTATAACCGCGAAGTCTGGGTTCGATTCCGTTTAATAGCTTTTGATTCAGGAAAAGTTTAAGATCGCTAATCACTACGCCGTGATCTGTCGTATCCGGGAAATAAATTCTCAAAACCGAAGCGTCCAAGTTTTCAAGTTTGTGGAAATTATGCAGTTCCACATTCTGATTTACGAATATGGTTCTCCAGTCGTCTCGGATCAACACCTGAACTTCGTATTTTTTTGCCGCTCTTTCTTTTCTAAAAAGGGGAACTGTGATTTCCAGACCGTTGATGAGTCTTTTGGATCCAAAATCGACGATGATCCATTCCGAACCGGAACGATT
The nucleotide sequence above comes from Leptospira weilii. Encoded proteins:
- a CDS encoding peptidoglycan DD-metalloendopeptidase family protein, producing MFDSFRFLNIINPIVKIGFLFFIISASGDAAAYGNLGSETDFIDFGRWTTAPFSYSVSSSFSSEYGGFNLFDSDSNTHWYSTNRSGSEWIIVDFGSKRLINGLEITVPLFRKERAAKKYEVQVLIRDDWRTIFVNQNVELHNFHKLENLDASVLRIYFPDTTDHGVVISDLKLFLNQKLLNGIEPRLRGYTFPVPNGLIPSFDFQLPNAPRVYRNGVHKGIDIYKKKELDGRIRNLNFQDEAIAPADGVVVRADHSYFPMTLSDYEYHTSQSQKGTVTYVEKDFGGRQVWIDHGHGVMSSFNHLSSIRKNLKVGAKVKQGESIGTVGNSGLIEEAKGLTDNTHLHFEIWVDGEFLGNGLPPAQVRKLLQFFFRRNGAD